One window from the genome of Pungitius pungitius chromosome 14, fPunPun2.1, whole genome shotgun sequence encodes:
- the trip11 gene encoding thyroid receptor-interacting protein 11 — MSSWLGGIGSGLGQSLGQVGGSLSSFTGQISNFTKDMLLEGVEEVGDAATELQVSNNKLADIESALTSQKSEYDRIRKLNAELEEKLEASEIQIKGQSAEYRSLLQQKDVEISHLKARQSGLMEEVQNLPAMLPVTTSASTATSSSISSYMSQPSGSHQGFHGDEMDLSDVIWSQQEINRLSAEVMRLEAEAAHWRRMSQASTAAAAGNGDQGEVLKLQRTIKELREEMSREVDEHQHELAALQDAQRQKLADITRRHREDLAEYEERIEELEDKNHSGGPSTSPSDASKVQQLQKAISSLQETADQREKQLAELSAGLEEAQAKQASLQLEKDEVQEENTELLQNYTRLQASVTELQTRVQEQEGKSLQKAQLDHEIQVLRKSLAAAEKEIEGLKSMAGAESKEEVEHADILELNTIIETLRQEKEVLEQEKLSIQEQRVSNDAAESGDTESLEDLKAELERRDNALRNMEEERDTLMSELEELDRQNQEATQHMISVKEQLSGQLREAEAELTGLTAELNTTKDQKRTLEQELESQKEKASQSAFTLNDLHMGKQELELRVKDLKDKLGHAQEQSREARREITELKSTLEEQFSFAKTQLDQSRERGSEAQGTEEKLAGKEGELSELRRELDEIRSSHNKALSEDYELKMENRRLKVETEQAVGNAEELAKQIKESQAALNRTLREKETRIEALKLEKSQLEGELEQAERTLAEQGKQFQQTIEELTRARSLDASALQTEHERAIKLNQEKDMEIAQLKRDVEQVASDHRDTNEMLSITVAGQKQLTDLLQEKDVFVDTLKQNALDLQKEMEDSILVLTKESDALKQALEEKDKQLGCMKEKNSHLKEEIDRLRDQQSRPQPLSEPRTLDIITELETEITQLRSSRNCLEEEVQTLRRTMEELQASLLLSQQSLQAQQTELEQTHARHQQTTLNYDRLIHARDEEISSLQRTVDQLSGSRVRDSPPVQGEVILQEEKTQTLSQENGNEKHDLSKVDIERLVRGIKEKETEISLLNEKNLSLTRQLDQLVVSRDEVGKLSQMILQKDLEIQALHARMSLVGGGGHSQDVMFLQQQLQAYAVEREQVLGVLNEKTRENSQLRSDYHRLMDIMAGKEAALSKLQQENQRLSNMSDPSGSQEMFKETIQNLSRIIREKDIEIDALTQKCQTLVTVLQSSAGESGGGSGGVSSNQFEELLQERDTLKQQVKKMEEWKQQVITTVKNMQHESAQLQEELIKLQGQVSADSDCSSKLSVDYAGLIQSYERKESRLGSLSQELAQVQQTITQLSTTKDVLLVKLDSVAQAPEVAGAPATGASLAAAPVDQTSQGLNHEKLREEIVQLRIELAEKENAIKTLQENNHRLSNAASATESEQRSQAGEARLVRERLEALQRSVREKDLLIKTKGDQLSHVSETLRNRESDNEVLKQAVTNLKERALILEMDGKKLKEENELVASRSREKESEFRALQETNMQVSLLLREKEFELSAVSEKSATVERMLKDKEQGKSGELNQLLNELKSMQEKAFAFQQERDQMMMALKQKQMETTAVHTELQHVRDKEQRLNLELDRLRNHLMEIEDSYTREAVSAEDRETELRRRVALLEEKLATSSSAVENASQQASMQVESLQEQLTGVVKQRDETLIRLRTSQEQVNQYAVSLSNLQMVLEQFQQEEKAMYSAELDMYKKERDEWKRKALRLEDQASALQINLDEANAALESASRLTDQLDLNEEQIQELKHQVEIRQEMLEEAQKKLMNLLNSTEGKIDKVLMRNLFLGYFHTPKTKRADVLRLMGSVLGLSREDVDKMLGEDGGHGVTGWVSSWLGGRGAQSVPNTPQRPTSGQGLNSSFSEMFVKFLEIESTPSLPAAKLPAHDIKALGAPPPRRTGSASGAAGGAALAKRPGESNPFLAPRSAAVPLVAGSSSGGSGSHLLMKPICEALPTFTPVPVSSEASAGSVLKDLLKQ, encoded by the exons TACGACCGGATAAGAAAGCTCAATGCAGAGCtcgaggagaagctggaggccTCAGAGATCCAGATTAAAGGACAGTCTGCGGAGTACAGatccctcctgcagcagaaagat GTGGAGATCAGTCACCTGAAAGCTCGGCAGAGTGGACTCATGGAGGAAGTCCAGAATCTGCCGGCCATGCTGCCGGTCACCACTTCCGCCTCAACCGCTACCTCCTCTTCTATTTCGTCCTACATGTCACAGCCCTCAGGGTCCCACCAGGGTTTCCACGGTGATGAAATGGACCTCAGCGACGTTATCTGGTCGCAACAGGAGATCAATCGGCTGTCTGCAGAAGTAATGCGTCTGGAGGCAGAGGCGGCCCACTGGAGGCGAATGTCTCAG gcatcaacagcagcagcagctggtaatGGCGACCAGGGAGAGGTTCTCAAACTCCAAAGAACTATAAAG gagctgagggaggagatgagCCGGGAGGTGGATGAACACCAGCATGAACTGGCAGCTCTGCAGGACGCTCAGCGGCAGAAGTTGGCCGACATCACGCGGCGACACAGAGAGGACctagcagagtacgaggagaggatagaggagctggaggacaaaAATCATA GTGGTGGTCCATCCACTTCTCCATCAGATGCCTCCAAGGTGCAGCAACTTCAGAAGGCCATAAGCTCCCTGCAGGAAACGGCGGATCAGCGGGAGAAGCAGCTGGCCGAGCTCTCTGCCGGTCTGGAGGAGGCACAGGCGAAGCAGGCGTCGCTGCAGCTTGAGAAAGACGAGGTCCAGGAAGAAAACACCGAGCTGCTGCAGAACTACACGCGGCTGCAGGCCTCAGTCACCGAGCTTCAGACCCGGGTACAAGAGCAGGAGGGCAAGTCTCTGCAGAAAGCCCAGCTGGATCACGAGATCCAGGTGTTGAGGAAAAGCCTTGCAG ctgcagaaaaagaaatagaaGGACTGAAAAGCATGGCTGGG gcTGAATCCAAGGAAGAAGTTGAGCATGCAGACATCTTAGAACTGAACACCATTATTGAGACGTTGAGACAAGAAAAGGAAGTCCTAGAACAAGAAAAG CTCAGTATCCAAGAACAAAGAGTTAGCAATGATGCAGCTGAGTCTGGTGACACAGAGTCTCTGGAGGATCTGAAGGCagagctggagaggagggacaATGCACTACGAAACATGGAGGAGGAACGAGACACTCTGATGTCTGAACTGGAGGAACTGGACCGGCAAAACCAAGAAGCAACACAG CACATGATCTCAGTGAAGGAGCAGCTCTCTGGACAGCTGAGGGAGGCCGAGGCAGAACTCACGGGACTGACTGCAGAGCTGAACACAACCAAAGACCAGAAAAGGACACTGGAGCAAGAGCTGGAGAGCCAAAAAGAGAAGGCCAGCCAGAGCGCTTTCACCCTTAACGACCTGCATATGGGCAAACAGGAGCTGGAACTGAGAGTGAAGGACCTGAAAGACAAACTGGGACATGCACAGGAGCAGAGCAGGGAGGCACGAAGAGAAATCACAGAGCTGAAAAGCACTCTTGAGGAGCAGTTTTCTTTTGCCAAAACACAGCTGGATCAGTCACgggagagaggaagtgaggCACAGGGAACCGAAGAGAAGCTAGCCGGGAAGGAGGGCGAGCTGTCAGAGCTCAGGAGAGAATTGGATGAGATAAGAAGCTCTCACAATAAGGCGCTGTCAGAGGACTATgagttgaagatggagaacaGGAGGTTGAAGGTGGAGACTGAGCAGGCTGTGGGTAATGCTGAGGAACTAGCCAAGCAGATAAAGGAAAGCCAGGCGGCTCTGAACAGGACATTGCGGGAAAAGGAAACTCGAATCGAAGCTCTGAAGCTGGAGAAAAGTCAACTCGAGGGTGAATTGGAGCAGGCTGAGCGGACGCTAGCGGAACAGGGGAAACAGTTCCAGCAGACCATCGAGGAGTTGACTCGAGCCCGGTCCTTGGACGCGTCCGCTTTACAGACGGAGCACGAGCGCGCCATCAAACTCAACCAGGAGAAAGACATGGAGATAGCTCAGCTGAAGAGAGACGTGGAGCAGGTGGCGTCCGACCACAGAGACACCAACGAGATGCTCTCCATCACAGTCGCGGGGCAGAAGCAGCTGACAgacctgctgcaggagaaggatgTCTTTGTGGACACGCTAAAGCAAAACGCTTTGGATTtgcagaaggagatggaggacagCATTTTAGTTCTGACAAAGGAATCTGATGCCCTCAAACAGGCACTAGAGGAGAAGGATAAACAGCTGGGCTGTATGAAGGAGAAGAACAGTCATTTGAAGGAAGAGATCGACCGGCTCAGGGATCAGCAGAGCAGACCTCAGCCTCTGTCCGAGCCCAGGACCTTGGACATCATCACAGAGCTGGAGACAGAGATCACCCAGCTCAGGTCCTCCAGGAACTGTCTGGAAGAGGAGGTCCAGACTCTGAGGAGAACCATGGAAGAGCTTCaggcctctctcctcctgtcgCAGCAGTCCCTGCAGGCTCAGCAGACTGAGCTTGAGCAGACTCACGCTCGCCACCAGCAGACGACCCTGAACTACGACCGGCTCATCCACGCCAGAGACGAGGAGATATCCTCGCTCCAGCGGACCGTAGATCAGCTCAGTGGGAGTCGAGTCCGCGACTCGCCACCTGTGCAGGGCGAGGtaatcctgcaggaggagaagaccCAGACCCTGAGTCAGGAGAACGGCAACGAGAAACACGACCTGTCTAAGGTAGACATAGAAAGACTGGTGAGGGGCATCAAGGAGAAAGAAACCGAGATCAGCCTGCTGAACGAGAAGAACCTCTCACTGACCCGACAGCTGGATCAGCTGGTGGTGTCCCGTGATGAGGTGGGAAAGCTGTCCCAGATGATCCTGCAGAAGGATCTGGAGATTCAGGCGCTACACGCCAGAATGTCCTTGGTCGGAGGGGGTGGACACAGCCAGGATGTCatgttcctgcagcagcagctgcaggcgtACGCCGTGGAGAGAGAGCAAGTGCTGGGCGTGCTCAACGAGAAGACCAGAGAGAACAGCCAGCTTCGCTCCGACTACCACCGCCTCATGGATATCATGGCGGGGAAGGAGGCGGCCCTGTCGAAGCTTCAGCAGGAGAACCAACGCCTCTCCAACATGAGCGATCCCTCGGGAAGCCAAGAGATGTTCAAGGAGACCATCCAGAACCTGTCCCGCATCATCAGGGAGAAGGACATAGAGATCGACGCTTTGACCCAGAAGTGCCAGACCCTGGTGACGGTCCTGCAGTCCTCAGCAGGAGAGTCCGGCGGCGGCTCCGGAGGCGTCAGCAGCAACCAGttcgaggagctgctgcaggagagggacacactgaagcagcaggtgaagaagatggaggagtgGAAGCAGCAGGTGATCACCACGGTCAAGAACATGCAGCACGAGTCGgctcagctgcaggaggagctgatcAAACTGCAGGGCCAGGTCTCCGCCGACAGCGACTGCAGCTCCAAGCTGTCGGTGGACTACGCCGGACTGATCCAGAGCTACGAGCGCAAGGAGAGCAGGCTGGGAAGTCTGAGTCAGGAACTCGCGCAGGTCCAGCAGACCATCACCCAGCTCAGCACCACCAAGGACGTCCTGCTGGTTAAGCTGGACAGCGTGGCGCAGGCTCCCGAGGTCGCAGGCGCTCCGGCTACCGGAGCCTCGCTCGCCGCCGCTCCAGTCGACCAGACGTCTCAGGGTCTGAACCACGAGAAACTCCGGGAAGAAATTGTCCAGTTGCGAATTGAGTTGGCTGAGAAGGAAAACGCAATCAAGACCCTTCAGGAAAACAACCACCGGCTCTCCAACGCGGCGTCCGCCACAGAGAGCGAGCAGAGGAGTCAGGCCGGGGAGGCCCGTCTGGTCCGAGAGAGGCTGGAGGCCCTGCAGAGGTCCGTTAGGGAGAAGGACCTGCTCATCAAGACCAAAGGCGACCAGCTGAGTCACGTCAGCGAGACGCTGCGCAACCGAGAGAGCGACAACGAGGTGCTGAAGCAGGCCGTGACCAACCTGAAGGAGCGCGCTCTCATTCTGGAAATGGACgggaagaagctgaaggaggagaacgAGCTGGTGGCGTCACGCTCTCGAGAGAAGGAGTCCGAGTTCCGAGCGCTGCAGGAAACCAACATGCAGGTTTCCCTCCTGCTCCGGGAGAAGGAGTTTGAGCTGAGTGCAGTGAGCGAGAAGTCTGCGACAGTAGAGAGGATGCTCAAGGACAAAGAGCAG GGAAAGTCGGGTGAGCTGAATCAACTCCTGAATGAACTGAAGTCCATGCAGGAGAAAGCTTTTGCGTTCCAACAGGAGAGGGATCAGATGATGATGGCACTCAAGCAAAAACAAATGGAGACCACTGCAGTACACACTGAG CTGCAGCACGTGAGGGACAAAGAACAGCGCCTCAACCTGGAGCTGGACAGGTTGCGTAATCACCTTATGGAGATTGAGGACTCGTACACGAGAGAAGCCGTCTCCGCTGAGGACAGGGAGACGGAGCTACGCAGGAGGGTggcgctgctggaggagaaactGGCCACATCCTCGAGTGCCGTGGAGAATGCCAG CCAACAGGCCAGCATGCAGGTGGAGtctctgcaggagcagctgacTGGAGTGGTGAAGCAGAGGGACGAGACTCTCATCCGTCTCAGGACCTCCCAGGAGCAGGTCAACCAGTATGCAGTGTCGCTGTCCAACCTGCAGATGGTGCTAGAGCAGTTTCAACAAG AAGAGAAAGCCATGTACTCTGCAGAGCTCGACATGTACAAGAAGGAGAGGGACGAGTGGAAAAGAAAAGCACTGAGGCTGGAGGACCAAGCATCGGCCTTGCAG ATTAACCTCGATGAAGCCAACGCTGCTCTGGAATCAGCTTCTCGCCTCACCGATCAGCTCGATCTAAACGAGGAGCAAATTCAAGAGCTGAAACATCAAG tggaAATTAGACAGGAGATGTTGGAGGAGGCACAGAAGAAACTGATGAACCTTCTAAACAGCACCGAGGGGAAGATAGACAA AGTCTTGATGCGTAACCTGTTCTTGGGATACTTCCACACACCTAAAACCAAGCGTGCCGATGTGCTGAGGCTCATGGGAAGTGTTCTGGGACTGAGCAGAGAAGATGTTGACAAA ATGTTGGGGGAGGACGGAGGGCACGGTGTTACCGGATGGGTGTCGAGCTGGCTGGGAGGCAGAGGAGCGCAGAGCGTCCCAAACACGCCGCAGAGGCCCACCAGCGGCCAAGGGCTGAACTCG TCCTTCTCAGAGATGTTTGTAAAGTTCCTGGAGATCGAGTCGACGCCTTCGCTGCCCGCAGCCAAGCTCCCAGCCCATGACATCAAGGCTCTGGGCGCGCCTCCCCCGAGACGAACCGGCAGTGCCAGCGGCGCCGCAG GAGGTGCGGCGCTCGCCAAGCGACCCGGCGAGTCCAACCCTTTCCTGGCCCCTCGCTCTGCCGCCGTTCCCCTGGTGGCGGGCTCCAGCTCTGGCGGCTCAGGAAGTCACCTGCTGATGAAGCCCATCTGCGAAGCCCTGCCCACCTTCACACCTGTGCCGGTCTCATCGGAGGCCAGTGCTGGATCCGTGCTCAAGGACTTGTTGAAGCAGTGA
- the fbln5 gene encoding fibulin-5, with the protein MFAALVFILLCIQPGHSQTCTEGFAYDRGSRQCVDEDECRTQPDVCRGDMRCVNQNGGYLCLPRNLYNQPYRPEIRAQPEAAYPEPSDSFLPAVARSVEPSYPRVRTTAQCILGYTLAQDGTCIDIDECETNSHHCNPTQVCINTAGGYTCSCTEGYWLIGGQCQDIDECRYGYCQQLCANVPGSYSCSCNPGFILNPDSRTCQDVDECEDEPCSHGCFNTYGSFMCNCDEGFELASDGTTCIDLDECSFSELLCQHRCVNTPGSFACVCPPGYYVFEDGRSCEDINECDTGNNTCTTAQVCFNFQGGNTCLDALQCHSPYIEVSDNQCMCSAENPACRDKPFTILYRHMDLSSGRSVPADIFQMQATTRYPGAFYIFQIKSGNEGREFYMRQTSNVSATLVLSRPIKGPRELVLDLEMVTVNNVINFRGSSIIRLTVYVSEHPF; encoded by the exons ATGTTTGCTGCTCTGGTATTTATTCTGCTCTGTATCCAGCCGGGACACTCGCAG ACCTGCACTGAAGGTTTTGCTTATGATCGCGGGTCAAGACAGTGTGTAG ATGAGGATGAGTGCCGTACCCAGCCAGATGTTTGCAGAGGAGACATGCGCTGTGTGAACCAGAACGGGGGCTACTTGTGCCTCCCCAGGAACTTGTACAACCAGCCGTACAGACCGGAGATCCGGGCCCAGCCCGAGGCAGCTTACCCCGAGCCGTCGGACAGCTTCCTCCCCGCTGTGGCGAGATCCGTGGAGCCCAGCTACCCCCGAGTGAGGACCACTGCGCAGTGCATCCTGGGATATACTCTTGCACAGGATGGCACCTGCATTG ACATTGATGAATGTGAGACAAACTCTCATCACTGTAACCCCACCCAGGTCTGCATCAACACAGCAGGCGGCTACACCTGCTCCTGCACTGAAGGCTACTGGCTCATTGGTGGACAGTGCCAGG ACATTGATGAATGTCGCTATGGTTACTGCCAACAGCTGTGTGCCAATGTACCTGGCTCTTATTCCTGCTCCTGTAACCCTGGTTTCATCCTCAACCCAGACAGCAGGACCTGTCAAG ATGTGGATGAGTGTGAAGATGAGCCTTGCAGTCACGGCTGCTTTAACACCTACGGGTCCTTCATGTGCAACTGTGACGAGGGATTTGAGTTGGCATCCGATGGAACTACCTGCATTG ACTTGGATGAGTGCAGCTTCTCTGAGCTTCTGTGTCAGCACAGATGTGTGAACACCCCCGGATCCTTCGCCTGCGTTTGTCCGCCTGGCTATTATGTATTTGAGGACGGCAGGAGTTGTGAAG ATATCAATGAATGTGACACTGGTAACAACACCTGTACAACAGCACAAGTATGTTTCAATTTCCAGGGAGGCAATACATGCCTGGATGCTTTACAGTGTCACTCTCCTTACATCGAAGTTAGTGACAA TCAGTGCATGTGTTCAGCTGAGAACCCTGCCTGCAGGGACAAACCCTTCACTATTCTGTACCGACACATGGACTTGTCGTCGGGGCGCAGTGTGCCTGCAGACATCTTCCAGATGCAGGCCACCACGCGCTACCCCGGCGCCTTCTACATCTTTCAGATAAAGTCGGGCAACGAGGGGCGAGAGTTTTACATGAGG CAAACCAGCAACGTGAGCGCCACGCTGGTGCTGTCACGGCCCATCAAGGGGCCCAGAGAGCTGGTGCTGGACTTGGAGATGGTCACGGTCAACAACGTCATCAACTTCAGAGGCAGCTCCATCATTCGTCTGACGGTGTACGTCTCAGAGCACCCCTTCTGA